The following proteins are encoded in a genomic region of Candidatus Zixiibacteriota bacterium:
- a CDS encoding TIGR03960 family B12-binding radical SAM protein, producing MRGILEKQFFPFVIKPGRYAGGELGQIVKDPVGRVSYLHAFPDKYEIGQAYVGLQSIYHFINADDRFLCERVFAVERDAEEIMRRKNIPLFSLESRRAAIEFDALGFTLPFEMVFTNMLAMLDLARIPLHADERTDEHPIILAGGPAVYSPEPVADFVDCFFIGDAEEGLVEILSILHQMKDAPRADKLERLCREVESVYIPRFYDKDRKPIASFAPARIKARVVKQLKPEYYPAQPILPLIDTAQNQLSVEIMRGCPQGCRFCKAGSMYKPVRVRPQSEILHQVETQMQHTGYESASLLSLSTSDYPGIDKLATTLARRLEKSRVAVSLPSLRPGTITPTLLDAIRRVRKGGLTIAPEAGTERLRLFVRKEVTDAAVLDTADMAFRKGWTSIKLYFMVGLPTETEEDLMGIARIINQVYDIGRKYQGKKTVNVTLSPFVAEPHTPFQWDAVMMPEVMLEKLKTVKRNVRQRNVNFKKASCESVVIQAVLGRGNRELGPVIEAVFQAGGRFDGWSEDFNYRLWSDKLQEHDFSIEEQLGPRSFSADLPWSHISKGPSIEHLQAERNRTSTQLAKYVPHSLNEESGTGSATKMEFGRGKKRVASQNSAAPTKNRVRLCWGRSQRFKYMSHLDSLRMLERTIRRSRIPIAFSQGFHPVMKLSFGPPLPLGITSEAEYVDLTLESSFLPHMIENFKATIPEGMSILGARVVLGKTRSLSALLNRADYTLQVDSGTDSDELNDKIAEILITKELKIERKGKDKIKQVDIRPAIYGLAYSDGFLRMTLGLGDGGYARPVEILGLVFPADEVPVLAHCLHRVAMYQINRAGQKMGPMEL from the coding sequence ATGAGAGGGATATTAGAAAAACAGTTCTTTCCCTTTGTAATCAAGCCAGGCCGCTACGCAGGTGGCGAACTGGGGCAGATTGTAAAAGACCCAGTCGGACGTGTCTCCTATCTTCACGCTTTTCCAGATAAATATGAGATTGGGCAAGCCTATGTCGGCCTGCAGTCGATCTATCATTTTATCAATGCCGATGACCGTTTCTTGTGTGAACGCGTTTTCGCTGTTGAGAGGGATGCAGAAGAAATCATGCGGCGCAAGAACATACCCCTGTTCTCGCTGGAATCGAGACGCGCTGCTATTGAATTTGATGCTCTTGGTTTTACTCTCCCTTTTGAAATGGTCTTTACCAACATGCTGGCGATGCTCGATCTTGCCCGCATTCCCCTCCATGCCGACGAACGTACTGACGAACATCCCATAATACTGGCTGGTGGTCCAGCCGTTTATAGCCCGGAACCGGTCGCAGATTTTGTCGATTGCTTTTTCATTGGTGATGCCGAGGAAGGTCTGGTCGAGATACTGAGTATTCTCCACCAAATGAAAGATGCTCCCCGGGCGGACAAGCTCGAACGACTCTGCCGGGAAGTCGAATCTGTTTATATTCCACGTTTCTATGATAAGGATCGCAAACCGATCGCTTCGTTTGCCCCGGCAAGAATCAAGGCCAGGGTTGTGAAGCAGCTTAAACCGGAGTATTATCCAGCCCAGCCTATTCTGCCTTTGATTGATACAGCTCAGAATCAGCTGAGTGTCGAGATTATGCGGGGTTGTCCACAGGGATGCCGTTTCTGCAAGGCAGGCTCTATGTACAAACCGGTACGGGTGCGACCGCAGTCCGAAATTTTGCATCAGGTCGAAACACAGATGCAGCATACAGGCTACGAATCGGCATCGCTTCTGTCGCTGTCCACGTCGGATTATCCCGGAATTGATAAACTGGCCACCACTCTGGCCCGACGTCTGGAAAAATCTCGTGTCGCAGTTTCGTTGCCCTCACTTCGACCGGGGACTATCACACCTACTCTCCTGGATGCCATCCGTCGGGTTCGCAAAGGTGGCCTGACTATTGCTCCTGAGGCTGGCACCGAGCGTTTGCGCCTGTTCGTTCGGAAAGAAGTTACCGATGCGGCTGTACTGGATACGGCCGATATGGCTTTCCGAAAGGGCTGGACCAGCATCAAATTGTACTTCATGGTGGGTCTGCCTACTGAGACCGAGGAAGACCTGATGGGGATTGCCCGTATAATTAACCAGGTCTACGATATTGGGCGCAAATACCAGGGCAAGAAAACGGTTAATGTGACCCTCTCTCCGTTTGTGGCCGAACCACACACACCTTTCCAGTGGGATGCTGTGATGATGCCCGAAGTGATGCTGGAGAAGCTGAAAACTGTAAAACGGAATGTGCGCCAGCGTAATGTAAATTTCAAGAAAGCTTCGTGTGAATCGGTAGTGATACAGGCGGTGCTGGGACGTGGCAATCGCGAACTGGGACCGGTCATCGAGGCGGTATTTCAAGCTGGCGGGCGTTTCGACGGCTGGTCTGAAGATTTCAATTATCGACTGTGGTCAGACAAGCTACAGGAACACGATTTCAGTATTGAGGAGCAATTGGGACCTCGTTCATTCTCGGCCGATTTGCCCTGGTCGCACATTTCCAAAGGTCCATCTATCGAGCATCTTCAGGCGGAAAGAAACCGCACTTCCACTCAACTGGCCAAATATGTACCTCACAGTCTGAACGAGGAATCAGGGACAGGGTCCGCGACAAAGATGGAGTTTGGTCGCGGTAAGAAAAGGGTAGCCTCGCAGAACAGCGCTGCGCCCACCAAGAATCGGGTGCGATTGTGCTGGGGGCGGTCACAACGTTTCAAGTATATGTCTCATCTGGACAGCTTGCGGATGCTCGAACGAACCATTCGCCGGTCCCGTATACCGATCGCATTCAGCCAGGGATTTCATCCTGTCATGAAGCTGTCCTTTGGCCCTCCGCTCCCGCTGGGGATTACGTCCGAGGCAGAATACGTTGATCTGACTCTTGAGAGTAGCTTCTTGCCGCATATGATCGAGAACTTCAAGGCAACCATTCCAGAAGGAATGAGCATTCTTGGTGCCAGAGTCGTACTTGGTAAGACCAGGTCGTTGTCAGCGCTACTCAACCGCGCGGACTACACTCTGCAAGTTGATTCCGGGACGGACTCTGATGAGCTAAACGACAAGATCGCCGAGATATTGATTACGAAAGAACTGAAGATTGAACGAAAGGGTAAAGACAAAATAAAACAGGTGGATATCCGACCGGCTATTTATGGGCTGGCTTATAGCGACGGATTCCTCCGGATGACATTGGGCCTCGGCGACGGGGGATATGCACGCCCGGTTGAAATTCTGGGCTTGGTCTTCCCGGCCGACGAGGTTCCTGTACTGGCTCACTGCCTGCACCGGGTGGCCATGTACCAGATTAACAGGGCGGGGCAGAAAATGGGACCTATGGAACTGTAG
- a CDS encoding HAD-IIIC family phosphatase yields MTDLPLRCLLLADFTVDNLAGLLTNDETSPHIEAVSAPFGQVVPVLLDDHHECWQPKPDAVVIWTRPQAVIPSFQRVLEFEQVETEEVLGEVDQYAAMIAAASRRTRAVLIPKWTIPQYIRGWGMLDMQSDLGVANLLARMNLRLVDQLAHRQTDSSNVFILNASRWMILAGKHACNPKLWYLGKVAFGNEVLMAAVNDIKAAMAGILGQARKLIIVDLDDTLWGGIVGEIGYENLRLGGHDPIGEAFVDFQRTLKSLTRRGLLLAIVSKNEESTALEAINNHTEMVLAEDDFVSWRINWDDKARNIAELVEQLNLGLQSTVFIDDNPVERDRVKAALPEILVPDWPSDPMLYTSTLLAMNCFDTPTVSVEDMARTKMYRAEQHRSNLVKKVGSLEEWLASLQIKVTVEPLGDLNRERSVQLLNKTNQMNMTTRRLTDDELSSWVENDNHWLRTFRVEDKFGDSGLTGIVSCEIDGHTAHIVDFLLSCRVLGRKIEETMLHAVIAHARSRGVSEILAQPIPTKRNNPCREFFAHSGFGLDKDGQIYRWAGDKDYPLPKEITLIEG; encoded by the coding sequence ATGACTGACCTGCCTCTCCGGTGTCTGTTGCTTGCGGACTTCACGGTTGATAATCTGGCCGGATTATTGACCAACGACGAAACTTCTCCGCATATTGAGGCCGTATCCGCTCCCTTTGGGCAAGTAGTCCCAGTATTACTTGACGACCACCACGAATGCTGGCAGCCGAAGCCGGACGCGGTTGTGATCTGGACGAGGCCGCAGGCGGTAATCCCATCGTTTCAACGTGTGCTGGAGTTCGAACAGGTGGAGACCGAAGAAGTCCTTGGCGAAGTTGACCAATATGCGGCCATGATTGCCGCTGCTTCACGCCGCACACGAGCCGTTTTAATACCGAAGTGGACCATCCCGCAATACATTCGCGGCTGGGGGATGCTTGACATGCAGTCCGATCTCGGGGTCGCGAATCTGCTCGCCAGGATGAACCTGCGATTGGTCGATCAGCTGGCTCATCGGCAAACCGACTCTTCGAACGTGTTCATACTGAATGCATCCCGGTGGATGATTCTGGCCGGTAAGCATGCCTGCAATCCGAAACTCTGGTATTTGGGCAAAGTCGCTTTTGGTAACGAGGTTCTCATGGCGGCGGTCAATGATATCAAAGCCGCCATGGCCGGAATCCTCGGGCAGGCTCGCAAATTGATTATCGTTGATCTTGATGACACTCTTTGGGGGGGCATAGTCGGTGAAATCGGCTACGAAAATTTGCGCTTGGGTGGACACGATCCTATTGGCGAGGCGTTTGTTGATTTCCAGAGAACACTCAAATCTCTCACCCGGCGCGGCCTGTTGCTGGCCATCGTCAGCAAGAATGAGGAAAGCACTGCCCTTGAAGCGATAAACAATCATACGGAGATGGTTCTGGCTGAGGATGATTTTGTGAGCTGGCGCATTAACTGGGATGACAAGGCGCGCAATATAGCCGAGCTGGTCGAACAACTCAACCTGGGGCTGCAATCGACCGTGTTCATCGACGACAACCCGGTTGAACGCGACCGCGTAAAAGCGGCATTGCCAGAAATACTGGTGCCGGACTGGCCCAGCGATCCAATGCTGTACACATCTACTCTGCTGGCGATGAATTGTTTTGACACTCCGACAGTTTCGGTGGAAGATATGGCGCGAACGAAAATGTATCGCGCGGAACAGCACCGCAGTAATCTTGTTAAGAAAGTCGGTTCGCTCGAAGAATGGCTAGCGAGCCTGCAAATAAAAGTGACTGTTGAACCGCTTGGCGACCTTAACCGGGAACGCTCGGTCCAGCTCCTGAACAAGACCAACCAGATGAATATGACCACCCGTCGCTTGACCGATGACGAGTTGTCATCTTGGGTCGAAAACGATAATCACTGGTTACGAACATTCCGCGTCGAGGACAAGTTCGGCGACTCCGGTTTGACAGGGATTGTCAGTTGTGAGATAGACGGTCATACGGCCCATATTGTAGATTTCCTTCTCAGTTGCCGGGTGCTGGGACGCAAAATCGAAGAAACGATGCTCCATGCCGTGATTGCTCACGCACGCTCCCGAGGTGTATCAGAGATATTGGCTCAGCCAATACCGACAAAGAGAAATAATCCCTGTCGGGAATTCTTCGCACACTCAGGGTTCGGTCTCGATAAAGACGGCCAGATATATCGCTGGGCAGGGGATAAGGATTACCCTCTCCCTAAAGAGATCACGCTGATAGAAGGTTGA